Proteins encoded by one window of Paraburkholderia terrae:
- a CDS encoding 2-keto-4-pentenoate hydratase, translating into MTMLTQQLADARADHTTLASLSPELIPADMSAAYAIQHELLAIHGARIGGWKIGAKSAEGAIQGAPLPSSDLHADGARLPRAHYTPLGLELEIAFRFGRHFEPSANAYHEVEVLDAIDSMAATIEIVASRFAQWPNVDKLAQLADLQNHGALIVGEFTEYRRDFPFVAPALGFTFEGQGVVKATPSNPCGDPRRLLTWLVNHCTQHHRIAVTPDMIVTTGSYTGMFFPQHAGTARGQIDGLAPVSVTLE; encoded by the coding sequence ATGACCATGCTGACTCAACAACTCGCCGACGCACGCGCCGATCACACGACGCTCGCGTCGCTCTCGCCCGAACTGATTCCCGCCGACATGAGCGCCGCTTACGCGATCCAGCACGAGTTGCTGGCGATCCACGGCGCGCGAATCGGCGGCTGGAAGATCGGTGCTAAGTCCGCCGAAGGCGCGATTCAGGGCGCGCCGCTGCCTTCTTCAGATCTGCATGCCGATGGTGCGCGTCTGCCGCGCGCGCACTACACGCCGCTTGGCCTCGAACTGGAGATCGCGTTTCGCTTCGGGCGGCATTTCGAACCTTCGGCCAATGCGTATCACGAAGTCGAAGTGCTCGATGCAATCGATTCGATGGCCGCGACCATCGAAATCGTCGCGAGCCGCTTCGCGCAGTGGCCCAACGTCGACAAGCTCGCGCAACTCGCGGATTTGCAGAATCACGGCGCGTTGATCGTCGGTGAGTTCACGGAGTACCGGCGCGATTTTCCGTTCGTTGCGCCCGCGCTGGGCTTCACTTTCGAAGGACAGGGTGTCGTGAAAGCGACGCCTTCAAATCCGTGCGGTGATCCGCGACGCCTGCTGACGTGGCTCGTCAATCACTGCACGCAGCATCATCGCATTGCGGTGACACCCGATATGATCGTCACGACGGGTTCGTATACGGGCATGTTCTTTCCGCAGCATGCGGGCACTGCGCGTGGGCAGATCGACGGGCTCGCGCCCGTCAGCGTCACGCTCGAATAG
- a CDS encoding MFS transporter produces MKRFRVTSATSIVLLMLCIMYFITYLDRVNVSTAAAGFGKEFHLSHTEIGLVFSAFAYPYLVFQIIGGWVSDRFGAKRTLIACGAIWALATLLTGFAGGLVSLLFARVLLGFGEGATFPAATAAMSRWVAKEKRGFAQGITHAAARIGNAVAPGVIVLVMTTWGWRESFYICGAFSLLWVVVWAMTFTEYPKEHRRITQEELDFLPPPKAKMANVPWKALFKRMTPVTIVYFCYGWTLWLFLSWIPQYFLHSYQLDLKKSAIFASAVFFAGVIGDTLGGIVTDKVFERTGNLRRARSWMVSICMLLTLASLVPLMLTHNLYVSMVCLSAGFFFAEMTIGPMWAIPMDIAPEYSGTASGMMNTGSALAAIISPVLSGYLIDTFGSWELPFAGSMLLMAIGVVLAFRMQPESRFETGAEPSTQPATRFNA; encoded by the coding sequence ATGAAGCGGTTTCGTGTAACCAGTGCGACCAGTATCGTTCTACTGATGCTATGCATCATGTACTTCATCACCTACCTTGACCGCGTCAACGTCAGCACGGCGGCGGCGGGCTTCGGCAAGGAGTTTCATCTTTCGCATACGGAAATCGGCCTGGTTTTCTCGGCCTTTGCGTATCCGTATCTCGTGTTTCAGATCATCGGCGGCTGGGTGAGCGACCGTTTCGGCGCGAAGCGCACGCTGATTGCGTGCGGCGCGATCTGGGCGCTGGCGACGTTGCTGACGGGCTTCGCGGGTGGACTCGTTTCGCTGCTGTTCGCGCGCGTGCTGCTCGGCTTCGGCGAAGGCGCGACCTTTCCGGCCGCGACGGCCGCGATGTCGCGTTGGGTCGCGAAAGAAAAGCGCGGCTTCGCGCAAGGCATCACGCACGCGGCGGCGCGCATCGGCAATGCCGTTGCGCCCGGCGTGATCGTGCTGGTGATGACGACATGGGGCTGGCGCGAGTCGTTCTATATCTGCGGCGCGTTCAGTCTGCTGTGGGTCGTCGTCTGGGCGATGACGTTCACCGAGTATCCGAAAGAGCATCGCCGCATCACGCAGGAAGAACTCGACTTCTTGCCGCCGCCCAAAGCGAAGATGGCGAACGTGCCGTGGAAAGCGCTCTTCAAGCGCATGACGCCCGTGACCATTGTGTACTTCTGCTATGGATGGACGTTGTGGCTGTTCCTGAGCTGGATTCCGCAGTACTTTCTGCACAGCTATCAACTCGACCTGAAGAAGTCGGCGATATTCGCTTCGGCAGTGTTCTTCGCGGGCGTGATCGGCGATACGCTGGGCGGCATCGTCACCGACAAGGTCTTCGAGCGCACGGGCAACCTCAGGCGCGCGCGCAGCTGGATGGTGTCGATCTGCATGCTGCTCACGCTCGCGTCGCTTGTGCCGCTGATGCTCACGCACAATCTTTATGTATCGATGGTGTGTCTGTCGGCGGGCTTCTTCTTCGCCGAAATGACGATCGGTCCGATGTGGGCGATCCCGATGGACATCGCGCCTGAATACTCGGGCACCGCAAGCGGCATGATGAACACGGGCTCGGCGCTCGCGGCGATCATTTCGCCTGTGCTGTCGGGCTATCTGATCGATACGTTCGGCAGCTGGGAGTTGCCGTTCGCGGGCAGCATGCTGCTGATGGCGATCGGCGTCGTGCTTGCGTTCCGCATGCAACCCGAAAGCCGTTTCGAAACCGGCGCAGAGCCGAGTACACAACCCGCCACGCGCTTTAACGCGTGA